One Kitasatospora sp. MAP12-44 DNA segment encodes these proteins:
- a CDS encoding CDP-alcohol phosphatidyltransferase family protein, which translates to MLQRRSAEHWAGRLYMRRISLRITRVLSTVTAITPNGLTYLMMFTGVLAGAALVIPGLAGAIAGALLIQLYLLLDCVDGEVARWRRQTSLTGVYLDRVGHYMSEAALLTGAGLRAADLLHKHGSSSHWEWAFLGTLAALGAILIKSETDLVDVARARSGMTAVEDSAAVPRAAGVAKARKAAAFLKFHRLVGAVECSLFLLAAGIADQVHGDLFFTRLAVVVLAAIAMLQTVLHLLSIVLSSRLR; encoded by the coding sequence ATGCTCCAGCGCCGCAGTGCCGAGCACTGGGCGGGCCGGCTCTACATGCGGCGGATCTCGCTGAGAATCACCCGCGTCCTCTCGACGGTCACCGCGATCACGCCCAACGGCCTGACCTACCTGATGATGTTCACGGGTGTGCTGGCCGGGGCCGCCCTGGTGATCCCGGGCCTCGCGGGAGCGATCGCCGGAGCGCTGCTGATCCAGCTCTACCTGCTGCTCGACTGCGTGGACGGCGAGGTGGCCCGCTGGCGCCGGCAGACCTCGCTGACCGGCGTGTACCTGGACCGGGTCGGCCACTACATGTCCGAGGCGGCGCTGCTCACCGGCGCCGGCCTGCGGGCCGCCGACCTGCTGCACAAGCACGGCAGCAGCTCGCACTGGGAGTGGGCCTTCCTCGGCACGCTGGCGGCGCTCGGTGCGATCCTGATCAAGTCGGAGACCGACCTGGTGGACGTGGCCAGGGCCCGCAGCGGGATGACCGCCGTCGAGGACAGCGCCGCGGTGCCGCGGGCCGCGGGGGTCGCCAAGGCCCGCAAGGCGGCGGCCTTCCTGAAGTTCCACCGGCTGGTCGGCGCGGTCGAGTGCTCGCTCTTCCTGCTCGCCGCCGGCATCGCCGACCAGGTCCACGGCGACCTCTTCTTCACCCGGCTCGCGGTCGTCGTGCTGGCGGCCATCGCCATGCTGCAGACCGTCCTCCACCTGCTCAGCATCGTCCTCTCCAGCAGGCTGCGATGA
- a CDS encoding iron-containing alcohol dehydrogenase family protein gives MPVLTRLIPSPLFVEVRRGALDSLAGILADQRLSSAGRIAVAISNGSGTVLRERLEPQLPGADWYEAGDGTLDGAVRLAEAMRGGHYDVLVGMGGGKIIDAAKYAAARVGLPVVAVATNLAHDGICSPVSTLDNDAGRGSYGVPGPIGIVVDLDVIQKAPRRFVAAGIGDVISNISACADWELSHRETGEPVDGLAVAMARSAGENLLRHPGTLEDPDLLTALAEALVLSGIAMNIAGSTRPSSGACHEISHALDVLYPKRSAQHGEQVGLGAAFASFLRGERELTALIVDRLTAHGLPVTADQIGFTEAEFTQAVHYAPNTRPGRFTILEHLDLSPSAIRDAYADYVQAVNS, from the coding sequence GTGCCAGTACTGACCCGGCTGATCCCCTCGCCGCTCTTCGTCGAGGTCCGCCGGGGTGCGCTGGACTCGCTGGCCGGCATCCTCGCCGACCAGCGGCTCTCCAGCGCCGGCCGGATCGCGGTGGCGATCAGCAACGGCTCCGGCACGGTGCTGCGCGAGCGCCTGGAGCCGCAACTGCCGGGCGCCGACTGGTACGAGGCCGGCGACGGCACGTTGGACGGCGCGGTCCGGCTCGCGGAGGCGATGCGGGGCGGGCACTACGACGTCCTGGTCGGCATGGGGGGCGGTAAGATCATCGACGCCGCCAAGTACGCCGCCGCGCGTGTCGGGCTGCCCGTGGTCGCCGTGGCCACCAACCTGGCCCACGACGGCATCTGCTCCCCTGTGTCGACTCTCGACAACGACGCGGGGCGCGGTTCCTACGGCGTACCCGGCCCGATCGGCATCGTGGTCGACCTGGACGTGATCCAGAAGGCCCCGAGGCGATTCGTGGCGGCCGGCATAGGCGACGTGATCTCCAACATCTCGGCCTGTGCCGACTGGGAACTCTCACACCGGGAGACCGGTGAACCGGTGGACGGGCTGGCGGTCGCGATGGCCCGCTCGGCCGGTGAGAACCTGCTGCGCCACCCGGGGACCCTGGAAGATCCAGACCTCCTGACGGCGCTGGCCGAAGCCCTGGTACTGTCCGGCATCGCGATGAACATCGCAGGCAGTACACGACCTTCGTCGGGTGCCTGCCACGAGATCTCGCACGCCCTGGATGTGCTGTATCCCAAGCGTTCCGCCCAGCACGGCGAGCAGGTCGGCCTCGGTGCCGCCTTCGCGAGCTTCCTGCGGGGCGAGCGCGAGTTGACCGCCCTGATCGTCGATCGCCTGACCGCCCACGGGCTGCCGGTGACCGCTGATCAGATCGGTTTCACCGAGGCGGAATTCACCCAGGCGGTGCACTACGCTCCGAATACCCGCCCGGGCCGCTTCACCATCCTTGAGCACCTCGACCTCTCCCCTTCAGCGATCAGGGACGCGTACGCCGACTATGTCCAAGCCGTCAACAGCTGA
- a CDS encoding phosphocholine cytidylyltransferase family protein, with product MIGLVLAAGAGRRLRPYTDTLPKALVPVDGEKTVLDLTLGNFAEVGLREAAIVVGYRKEAVYDRKDALEQKYGVKLTLVENDKAEEWNNAYSLWCARELFGQGLLLANGDTVHPASVQRTMLDGNDRLIAEGRAPGILLALDTVKKLADEEMKVIVDPTTGVRRITKLMEPADATGEYIGLTVINPSAAADLTDALRTTFERDPQLYYEDGYQEMADRGLRIDVQPIGDVSWVEVDNHEDLAKAREIACQY from the coding sequence ATGATCGGCCTCGTTCTGGCGGCCGGAGCCGGCCGCCGGCTCCGCCCGTACACCGACACCCTCCCCAAGGCGTTGGTCCCCGTGGACGGCGAGAAGACCGTGCTGGACCTCACGCTCGGCAACTTCGCCGAGGTCGGCCTGCGCGAGGCCGCGATCGTGGTCGGCTACCGCAAGGAGGCCGTCTACGACCGCAAGGACGCGCTGGAGCAGAAGTACGGGGTCAAGCTCACCCTGGTCGAGAACGACAAGGCCGAGGAGTGGAACAACGCCTACTCCCTCTGGTGCGCCCGCGAGCTCTTCGGCCAGGGCCTGCTGCTCGCCAACGGCGACACCGTGCACCCGGCCTCGGTGCAGCGCACCATGCTGGACGGCAACGACCGGCTGATCGCCGAGGGCCGTGCCCCGGGCATCCTGCTCGCGCTGGACACGGTCAAGAAGCTGGCCGACGAGGAGATGAAGGTCATCGTCGACCCCACCACCGGGGTGCGCCGGATCACCAAGCTGATGGAACCGGCGGACGCCACCGGCGAGTACATCGGCCTCACGGTGATCAACCCCTCCGCCGCCGCCGACCTCACCGACGCGCTGCGCACCACCTTCGAGCGCGACCCGCAGCTCTACTACGAGGACGGCTACCAGGAGATGGCCGACCGCGGCCTGCGGATCGACGTGCAGCCGATCGGCGACGTCTCCTGGGTCGAGGTCGACAACCACGAGGACCTGGCCAAGGCCCGGGAGATCGCGTGCCAGTACTGA
- the idi gene encoding isopentenyl-diphosphate Delta-isomerase, which yields MPESRPTQPAAGTAVDSAADTTVVADAVVADEEILLELVDDAGNTIGTAEKLWAHQQPGHLHRAFSVFLFDQQGRLLLQRRALSKYHSPGVWSNTCCGHPYPGESPFAAAARRTAEELGAAPALLCEAGTVRYDLPDEASGLIEREWNHLFVGLVTAELRPDSSEVDDTRFVSAQELKELQAQRPFSVWFSTVFEAALPGIREIAGRDW from the coding sequence ATGCCCGAGAGCCGACCGACCCAGCCTGCCGCTGGCACCGCTGTTGACAGTGCCGCTGACACCACTGTGGTTGCTGATGCTGTGGTTGCTGATGAGGAGATCCTGCTGGAGCTGGTGGACGACGCCGGAAACACCATCGGCACCGCGGAGAAGCTCTGGGCTCACCAGCAGCCGGGGCACCTGCACCGGGCGTTCTCGGTCTTCCTCTTCGACCAGCAGGGGCGCCTGCTGCTGCAGCGCCGGGCACTGAGCAAGTACCACTCCCCCGGTGTCTGGTCGAACACCTGCTGCGGCCACCCCTACCCCGGCGAGTCCCCGTTCGCGGCTGCCGCCCGGCGCACGGCCGAGGAGCTGGGCGCGGCCCCCGCGCTGCTCTGCGAGGCCGGCACGGTCCGCTACGACCTGCCGGACGAGGCCTCCGGGCTGATCGAGCGCGAATGGAACCACCTCTTCGTCGGCCTGGTCACCGCCGAGCTGCGGCCGGACTCGAGCGAGGTCGACGACACCCGGTTCGTCAGCGCCCAGGAGCTCAAGGAGCTTCAGGCGCAGCGACCGTTCTCGGTCTGGTTCAGCACGGTGTTCGAGGCCGCTCTGCCCGGGATCAGGGAGATCGCCGGACGGGACTGGTAG
- a CDS encoding ATP-binding protein, with the protein MSGSPGGLEEAGKGLWRIVAAAQESSVPQVRHAVRDLLRAQGITGPCYQDVTDGLLLIVSELVTNAVTHAALLSPQVTTEVVIRDGQVRVAVEDGHPYRPKAVQSDHGQTGGRGLMLVKSIALDAGGSCDVERTGDGGKVIWASLPLPPPVEAASVASVDGGSGTPEPGRSTSPVRRSP; encoded by the coding sequence ATGTCGGGGTCTCCCGGCGGGCTGGAGGAGGCCGGAAAGGGCCTCTGGCGGATCGTCGCGGCCGCCCAGGAGTCCTCGGTCCCCCAGGTCAGACACGCGGTGCGGGACCTGTTGCGCGCGCAGGGCATCACCGGCCCGTGCTACCAGGATGTGACCGACGGACTGCTGCTGATCGTCTCCGAGCTGGTGACCAACGCGGTCACCCATGCCGCCCTGCTCTCGCCTCAGGTGACCACCGAGGTGGTGATTCGGGACGGTCAGGTGCGGGTCGCGGTGGAGGACGGGCACCCGTACCGGCCCAAGGCCGTCCAGAGCGACCATGGGCAGACCGGCGGCCGCGGGCTGATGCTGGTCAAGAGCATCGCGCTGGACGCGGGCGGGTCCTGCGACGTGGAGCGCACCGGTGACGGTGGCAAGGTCATCTGGGCCTCGCTGCCGCTGCCACCGCCCGTCGAGGCGGCCTCGGTGGCCTCGGTGGACGGCGGCAGCGGCACTCCGGAGCCCGGACGGTCTACCAGTCCCGTCCGGCGATCTCCCTGA